The Flavobacteriales bacterium genome includes a window with the following:
- the dnaE gene encoding DNA polymerase III subunit alpha → MFLIYDTETTGLPKDYNAPITDADNWPRLVQLAWQLHAADGSLIEADNFIVKPDGFDIPYNSEKVHGISTKKALEEGIPLQEALDRFTEVLGKTKVVAGHNIEFDINIMGAEYMRMGDSEPLTSIPAIDTKNESTEFCAIPGGRGGQFKWPKLTELHVKLFGEAFDEAHNAAADVAATSRCFLELVRLQIIPTSKTGLTTDEFKVFQDVNPNPFKTEDIDVGNQVAASKKAAIKKIETAAPKVEITHDFAHLHCHSQFSVLQATIRIKNLVTRAVEYGMPAVALTDHANMFGTFHFVNEIEAANASVADHNAKIEAGEAQGQLKKPIKGIVGCEFYVTDDHKDRTRQNNGYQTVLLAKNKKGYHNLVKLSSISYAEGFYYVPRIDKELLLKYKDNLIVSTGGPGGEVPNLILNVGEKQAEEAFIWYKEQFGEDFYVELVDHGLEGEKRVNQVLLEFAKKHGVSYFPSNNVYYLSQKDKRAHDILMCLKEGVKMEDDSRGREFIKRLFPNDQYYFKGQQEMKQIFAHLPEAFETITEIVEKIEPFRLKQDVLLPVFDIPSEFLDPADKEDGGKRGENAYLRHLTYEGAVKRYGEVTDEIRDRIDFELQTIANSGYPGYFLIVQDFTSEARKMGVAVGPGRGSAAGSVVAYCVGITNVDPIAYDLLFERFLNPDRVSLPDIDIDFDDEGRGKIIDWVVAKYGKNQVAQIVTYGSMAAKSAIRDTARVLNLPLSDADHIAKLIPDISLAKIFDLSEKELKSKLGDSEKVEQAMQLRKYAEGNDEIARTINEARVLEGSIRNTGIHACGVIITPDDITNHIPVTTAKDSELSVTQFDNSVVESSGMLKMDFLGLKTLTIIKDAIKLIKARHGIDIDPDEIPLDDEKTYKLYQRGQTNGTFQFESAGMQKHLRSLKPDKFADLIAMNALYRPGPLKYIPNFIARKNGEEEITYDLPEMEEYLAETYGISVYQEQVMRLSQKLAGFSKGDADVLRKAMGKKIFALLAKLKPQFLAGCEKNGHDLKIAEKIWSDWEEFAEYAFNKSHSTCYSVVAFQTGYLKANYPAEYMASVMTHNMNDIKKVTFFMDECRRMGMAVLGPDVNESQFKFAVNDKGEIRFGLGAIKGVGEGAVEAIIAERTSNGNFSSIFDLTKRIDLRAANKKALESLAISGAFDSFENSHRAQYFFDDGSGPFLEKAIKYGSSFQSAENSSQVSLFGEASDVQLPEPQVPKCEKWGNIQELKAEKEVVGVYISGHPLDDFELVMQRYCNINLGILESEEAKKNPNEYKFAGVVSAVQHRMSKQNNPYGIFEIEDKQGSMEFRLFGEDYTKFRQYLDMEFFLFVRGVWKEKRWGSAEGVPAEKEFKLNSIELLNDMLEKKTTSITITMPLEEVKPENISELQSFLEGHPGSCKVNMRVINKQGVWVDMHSKKVRVKPEQKLIYDIREQLGLEVSFK, encoded by the coding sequence ATGTTTTTGATCTACGATACGGAGACCACTGGTCTTCCGAAAGACTACAATGCCCCCATAACTGACGCAGATAATTGGCCACGACTGGTACAATTGGCGTGGCAGTTGCACGCGGCTGATGGTTCGTTGATCGAAGCTGACAATTTCATCGTGAAACCAGATGGTTTCGACATTCCGTACAACTCAGAAAAGGTTCACGGCATTTCTACCAAAAAGGCGTTGGAGGAAGGAATTCCGCTTCAGGAAGCCTTGGACCGATTTACAGAAGTGCTTGGCAAAACTAAAGTAGTTGCAGGCCACAACATTGAATTCGACATCAACATTATGGGTGCCGAATACATGCGAATGGGCGATTCGGAACCGCTCACCTCCATTCCTGCAATTGACACTAAGAACGAGTCAACCGAATTCTGCGCCATTCCAGGTGGTCGTGGAGGACAGTTCAAATGGCCAAAACTGACCGAACTTCACGTAAAGCTGTTTGGTGAAGCATTTGACGAAGCGCACAATGCAGCTGCAGACGTGGCAGCAACATCTCGTTGTTTCCTCGAATTGGTAAGGCTTCAGATCATTCCTACTTCAAAAACAGGATTAACCACAGATGAATTCAAGGTATTTCAAGATGTCAATCCAAATCCGTTCAAAACGGAGGATATTGACGTTGGAAATCAAGTTGCCGCGTCCAAAAAAGCGGCAATCAAAAAAATCGAAACGGCTGCACCGAAAGTTGAGATAACACACGATTTTGCTCACTTACACTGCCATTCGCAGTTCAGCGTACTTCAGGCAACCATTCGTATTAAGAATCTGGTTACTCGTGCTGTTGAGTACGGAATGCCAGCAGTTGCGCTCACCGATCACGCCAATATGTTCGGCACATTTCATTTCGTCAATGAAATTGAAGCCGCCAACGCCAGTGTTGCCGATCATAATGCAAAAATTGAAGCTGGCGAAGCTCAAGGACAGCTTAAAAAGCCGATCAAAGGAATCGTTGGCTGCGAGTTTTATGTGACCGATGATCACAAGGACAGAACGCGACAGAACAACGGTTATCAAACGGTACTTCTAGCCAAAAACAAAAAGGGCTATCACAACTTGGTTAAGCTGAGTTCCATTTCCTATGCCGAAGGTTTCTATTATGTGCCACGTATTGACAAGGAACTGTTGCTCAAATACAAGGACAACCTGATTGTTAGCACCGGTGGACCTGGAGGCGAAGTGCCGAATTTGATCTTGAACGTTGGAGAAAAACAGGCGGAAGAAGCATTCATTTGGTACAAAGAGCAGTTTGGCGAAGACTTCTACGTAGAGCTCGTTGACCACGGATTGGAAGGCGAAAAACGCGTCAATCAGGTGTTGTTGGAGTTTGCGAAGAAGCATGGCGTCAGTTACTTCCCGAGCAATAACGTCTACTATCTATCTCAGAAAGACAAACGTGCGCACGACATTTTGATGTGTTTGAAAGAAGGCGTCAAAATGGAAGATGACTCACGCGGTCGAGAATTCATCAAGCGCCTCTTTCCAAACGATCAATACTATTTCAAAGGTCAACAGGAAATGAAGCAGATCTTTGCTCATTTACCTGAGGCATTTGAGACGATCACGGAAATTGTAGAGAAGATCGAACCATTCAGACTGAAGCAAGATGTGTTGCTTCCTGTGTTCGATATTCCATCTGAATTTCTGGATCCTGCCGATAAGGAAGATGGCGGTAAGCGTGGAGAAAATGCCTACCTGCGCCATCTGACCTACGAAGGTGCTGTAAAGCGCTACGGAGAAGTGACTGATGAAATCCGTGACCGGATAGATTTCGAACTTCAAACAATTGCCAATTCAGGTTATCCTGGCTACTTCCTCATTGTTCAGGATTTCACCTCGGAAGCTCGAAAGATGGGTGTGGCAGTCGGTCCTGGTCGTGGATCAGCAGCTGGTTCTGTAGTGGCTTATTGCGTTGGAATTACCAATGTGGATCCAATAGCATACGACCTACTCTTTGAGCGTTTCTTGAACCCTGACCGTGTATCGCTACCGGATATTGACATCGATTTTGATGATGAAGGTCGAGGGAAGATCATTGATTGGGTTGTTGCCAAATACGGCAAGAATCAAGTGGCGCAGATCGTTACTTACGGCAGCATGGCGGCCAAATCGGCCATTCGAGATACCGCACGCGTTCTGAATCTTCCTCTGTCGGATGCTGACCACATCGCGAAGCTAATTCCCGACATCAGCCTTGCCAAGATCTTTGACCTTTCTGAGAAAGAGCTGAAGTCAAAATTGGGCGATTCTGAGAAAGTGGAACAGGCCATGCAGCTTCGGAAATATGCTGAAGGCAATGATGAAATTGCCCGAACAATTAACGAAGCGCGCGTTCTCGAAGGTTCCATCAGAAATACGGGAATTCACGCCTGTGGCGTCATCATCACACCGGATGACATCACCAACCATATTCCTGTAACTACTGCCAAAGACTCCGAACTTTCCGTCACGCAGTTTGACAATAGTGTGGTAGAATCTTCGGGTATGCTGAAGATGGACTTCTTGGGTTTAAAGACCTTAACCATCATTAAAGATGCCATCAAACTGATCAAAGCCCGGCATGGCATCGATATCGATCCGGATGAAATTCCGCTTGATGATGAGAAGACCTACAAACTTTATCAGCGCGGACAGACCAATGGAACATTCCAGTTCGAATCTGCTGGAATGCAGAAGCATTTGCGCTCGCTGAAACCAGACAAGTTTGCGGATCTTATTGCGATGAACGCACTTTATCGCCCAGGTCCATTGAAGTACATTCCGAACTTCATTGCCCGTAAAAATGGTGAGGAAGAAATAACCTATGATCTTCCAGAAATGGAGGAATACCTGGCTGAAACCTACGGTATTTCAGTCTATCAGGAGCAAGTAATGCGGCTTTCGCAGAAGCTTGCAGGTTTCTCGAAAGGCGATGCGGACGTTCTGCGAAAAGCGATGGGTAAGAAGATCTTTGCCCTGCTGGCAAAGTTGAAACCTCAGTTTTTGGCAGGCTGTGAGAAAAACGGTCACGACCTGAAAATTGCAGAGAAGATCTGGAGCGATTGGGAAGAATTTGCGGAATACGCATTCAATAAATCGCACTCCACCTGTTATTCAGTTGTAGCGTTTCAAACAGGATATCTGAAAGCGAATTATCCTGCCGAATACATGGCTTCGGTAATGACCCACAACATGAACGACATCAAAAAGGTGACGTTTTTCATGGACGAATGCCGCAGAATGGGCATGGCGGTTTTAGGACCAGATGTGAATGAAAGTCAATTCAAATTTGCTGTAAACGATAAAGGCGAAATCCGTTTCGGACTAGGCGCCATCAAAGGTGTTGGCGAAGGTGCTGTGGAAGCAATCATCGCGGAGCGAACCTCTAATGGAAATTTCAGCTCCATTTTTGACCTTACAAAACGTATCGATCTTCGCGCAGCAAACAAGAAAGCATTGGAAAGTCTTGCCATTTCTGGAGCGTTTGACTCGTTCGAAAACAGCCATCGCGCACAGTATTTCTTTGACGATGGCTCTGGCCCGTTCCTCGAAAAGGCGATCAAATACGGCTCAAGCTTCCAATCAGCAGAAAACAGCTCGCAGGTTTCACTCTTCGGAGAAGCTTCAGATGTTCAGCTTCCAGAACCGCAGGTTCCGAAGTGCGAGAAATGGGGGAACATTCAGGAATTAAAAGCCGAAAAGGAAGTGGTTGGCGTTTACATTTCCGGCCATCCGCTTGATGACTTTGAATTGGTGATGCAGCGTTACTGCAACATCAACCTTGGCATTCTCGAATCGGAAGAAGCCAAGAAAAACCCGAACGAATATAAGTTTGCCGGAGTCGTTTCAGCGGTTCAGCACCGCATGTCAAAACAGAACAATCCGTACGGGATCTTCGAAATTGAAGACAAACAAGGGTCGATGGAATTCCGGCTTTTCGGAGAGGATTACACCAAATTCCGTCAATACCTCGACATGGAGTTTTTCTTATTCGTACGAGGTGTTTGGAAGGAAAAACGTTGGGGATCTGCAGAAGGTGTTCCTGCAGAAAAGGAATTCAAACTCAACAGTATTGAACTACTGAACGACATGTTGGAGAAGAAAACCACCAGCATCACCATCACTATGCCGCTAGAAGAAGTGAAGCCTGAGAACATTTCAGAACTCCAGTCGTTTCTGGAAGGACATCCGGGCAGTTGCAAGGTGAATATGAGAGTAATAAATAAGCAAGGTGTTTGGGTTGATATGCACTCTAAAAAGGTGCGTGTGAAACCGGAACAAAAGCTGATCTACGATATTCGGGAACAACTTGGCTTGGAAGTTTCGTTCAAATGA
- the trxA gene encoding thioredoxin: MALELTDANFEELVMKSDKPVLVDFWAVWCGPCRMVGPIVEELAGDYEGKAIIGKVDVDNNPETAAKFGIRNIPTLLFFKNGEIVDKQVGAAPKQTFSAKLDALI; encoded by the coding sequence ATGGCATTAGAATTAACAGACGCGAATTTTGAAGAGCTTGTAATGAAGTCAGACAAGCCTGTTTTAGTGGATTTTTGGGCAGTTTGGTGCGGACCGTGTAGAATGGTCGGTCCAATCGTTGAAGAATTGGCTGGCGATTACGAAGGAAAAGCAATCATCGGAAAAGTTGACGTGGACAACAACCCTGAAACTGCTGCCAAATTCGGAATCAGAAACATCCCTACTCTACTCTTCTTCAAGAACGGAGAGATCGTAGATAAGCAAGTTGGAGCTGCGCCAAAGCAGACTTTTTCGGCAAAGCTTGATGCTTTGATTTGA
- a CDS encoding DUF58 domain-containing protein — translation MNSISLHSQRVKQFSKLELIAKQVVEGFITGLHKSPFHGFSVEFAEHRLYNNGESTRHIDWKLYARTEKLFVKRYEEETNLRCQIVIDTSSSMYFPIKENDSELDENKIGFSTYAAASLVHLLKRQRDAFGLSLFSDKVEIHTDTKSTTTHSQLVFGELEKLLLPLGKETSKRSSGAQALHEIADKLKRRSLVILFSDMIENSEKSQDDLWNALQHLKHNKHEVILFHVTDKKKELDFDFENRPYRFVDMETGEELKLNPIEVREAYQKSMQKFEHDLKLKCGQYSIDLVHADISKGFDQVLLPYLLKRKKLY, via the coding sequence ATGAACAGCATTTCATTACATAGTCAGCGCGTTAAGCAATTCAGCAAGCTCGAACTCATTGCCAAACAGGTGGTTGAGGGATTTATTACGGGGTTGCACAAAAGCCCATTCCATGGGTTTTCGGTTGAATTTGCAGAGCACAGACTGTACAACAATGGCGAATCAACCCGCCACATCGATTGGAAACTCTATGCTCGCACAGAAAAACTTTTCGTAAAACGGTACGAGGAAGAAACCAATCTACGCTGTCAGATCGTAATCGACACTTCATCTTCCATGTATTTTCCGATCAAGGAAAACGACTCTGAATTGGATGAGAATAAGATCGGGTTTTCCACTTATGCCGCAGCTTCGCTGGTTCATCTGCTAAAACGACAACGCGATGCTTTCGGCCTATCACTTTTTTCGGATAAAGTAGAAATCCATACCGATACGAAATCAACAACTACGCATTCGCAGTTGGTTTTTGGCGAGTTGGAAAAGTTACTCTTACCACTTGGAAAAGAAACCAGTAAACGAAGCTCAGGCGCTCAGGCGCTTCACGAAATTGCCGATAAACTCAAACGAAGATCGTTGGTCATCCTCTTCAGCGACATGATTGAGAATTCAGAGAAAAGTCAAGATGACCTGTGGAATGCGCTCCAACATCTGAAGCACAACAAACATGAAGTAATTCTTTTTCACGTTACAGATAAAAAGAAAGAGTTGGATTTTGATTTCGAGAATCGTCCGTACCGTTTCGTTGACATGGAAACGGGCGAAGAATTGAAGTTGAATCCGATAGAAGTTCGCGAAGCATATCAAAAATCTATGCAAAAGTTTGAGCATGATCTGAAACTGAAATGCGGTCAATACAGTATAGACTTGGTGCACGCAGACATCTCAAAGGGATTTGACCAAGTTCTGTTGCCTTACCTATTAAAGCGCAAAAAACTATATTGA
- a CDS encoding ATP-binding protein, whose product MVPVELGQLTLFKKLQCRSVDGEKEATVLLGLATSLFGDAAELLGFVRKNYPSFTSHDIQHSLRILRKIECILTDEAKEHLTSVEIFGLLVSAGFHDVGMIQSTGDLDLLRRNHHVESDKFIQEFLVERCASISEYIPRLSACIGFVARAHGLTWDELNSSRLFTQTERVFDQEFRIGLLAILLRVGDLMDLDSERSCDPVKRFMENSFPNEESNAHHHRHKGVRHFNYDSTQIQIEVEASSIEEHTIWTEWFGYLKQDIIHANTYVLTGNLKIFALPKPEFDIKRAEGANYELWQLRFEIDEKGRIWDVISKSVYTGKYDFIRELIQNSIDACLRWIYESNGSNLDTVNPKHWKLEGYSPCTVVCLRGNGAELSVTDNGIGMEVADLKKFLFNVASTGYGEIQNFQKIKFPSIAKFGIGFVACLTKANTVIIETRSRKESSEIGREVVLRTESLNTFCAQASVDFGTKVTTKLKTNLDFGRLVNYVGSTFYSPSVPLVFFDYDGLANIFERAGMVDRLEKELAHCSSASDYEELFKMASHVRGDMDTHGLPFVSDLTLTIPSKRGLESLAIDKPLFLKLDENFQVEQVSTKYESSNSSNVSLLYIPIEINMPEIGIEWYSVHGFIIHDYLYKKDIITQTFEGQSGLAESVIASSDEWVENGIELIGDYLDDDVTETVHDKVEQMMKALRGENRDSLFHDRSLLFENSKLVEGETNFMVADLVSNTVERYDMMHYFVEDMDGSYSEFLDDIGYLSNFLSSEERHNGVYQDGIRLPIRCSNIAPIGTCSGIANFFGDARFELNVTRKSIDEADSALRIWTSEIGTKIQRNILNKVVSVFEDNRIAFELHQLPSTRKDNRDSVYDYSERVLISLIKNRSFLSGKQ is encoded by the coding sequence ATGGTGCCAGTAGAATTAGGTCAGCTTACGTTATTTAAGAAGTTACAATGTCGTTCTGTAGATGGAGAAAAGGAAGCTACCGTATTATTGGGCTTGGCTACGTCATTGTTTGGTGATGCAGCAGAGTTGCTCGGGTTCGTGAGGAAAAATTACCCAAGTTTTACAAGTCATGATATTCAACATTCACTTAGGATTCTCAGGAAAATAGAATGTATCTTAACTGATGAAGCGAAAGAACACCTAACATCTGTTGAGATATTCGGTTTACTTGTTTCTGCTGGGTTTCACGATGTAGGAATGATTCAATCAACGGGTGATTTGGATTTGTTAAGAAGAAATCATCATGTCGAGTCAGATAAGTTTATTCAGGAATTTTTGGTTGAGAGATGTGCATCAATTAGTGAATATATACCTCGATTATCTGCTTGTATTGGATTTGTGGCGCGGGCCCACGGATTGACATGGGATGAATTGAATTCTTCGCGATTATTTACTCAGACCGAAAGAGTTTTTGACCAAGAGTTTAGGATAGGATTACTTGCTATACTTCTAAGGGTGGGTGATCTAATGGATTTGGATTCGGAAAGAAGTTGCGACCCTGTAAAAAGATTCATGGAGAACAGTTTCCCGAATGAAGAGTCTAATGCTCACCACCATCGCCACAAAGGGGTTAGACACTTTAACTACGATAGTACCCAAATTCAAATAGAAGTAGAAGCAAGTTCAATAGAAGAACACACGATTTGGACAGAGTGGTTTGGTTATTTGAAACAAGATATCATTCATGCCAATACATATGTTCTTACCGGTAACCTCAAGATTTTCGCATTACCTAAACCTGAGTTTGATATTAAACGTGCAGAAGGAGCAAATTACGAGCTATGGCAACTTAGATTCGAAATTGATGAAAAAGGAAGAATTTGGGATGTGATATCTAAATCAGTTTATACTGGAAAGTATGATTTCATTAGGGAGCTTATTCAAAATAGTATTGATGCATGTTTAAGATGGATTTATGAAAGCAATGGGTCGAACTTAGATACTGTTAATCCTAAACACTGGAAGTTGGAGGGGTACTCGCCTTGCACGGTTGTTTGTTTACGGGGTAATGGAGCTGAGTTGTCTGTTACTGATAACGGTATTGGCATGGAAGTGGCCGATTTGAAAAAATTTCTATTCAACGTGGCAAGCACTGGATACGGAGAAATACAGAATTTTCAAAAAATAAAATTTCCTTCAATTGCAAAGTTTGGTATCGGATTTGTCGCATGTCTCACCAAAGCAAATACGGTAATTATAGAAACGCGCTCAAGAAAGGAATCGAGTGAAATTGGCAGGGAGGTTGTCCTCAGGACGGAGTCTCTGAATACATTCTGTGCTCAAGCTTCAGTCGATTTTGGAACCAAGGTGACAACCAAGCTGAAAACCAACTTAGATTTTGGTCGACTTGTCAACTACGTTGGCTCTACCTTTTATTCCCCCTCCGTGCCCTTAGTATTCTTCGATTATGATGGACTGGCCAATATCTTTGAAAGAGCGGGAATGGTGGACAGATTGGAAAAAGAGCTTGCCCACTGTAGTTCTGCGTCTGATTATGAAGAATTGTTTAAGATGGCTTCACACGTAAGAGGAGACATGGATACACATGGTTTACCGTTTGTTTCAGATTTGACACTAACGATTCCATCAAAAAGGGGTTTAGAGAGTTTAGCGATTGATAAGCCATTGTTTTTGAAGTTGGATGAAAATTTCCAGGTTGAACAAGTTTCAACTAAATATGAGAGTTCTAACTCCAGTAATGTGTCTTTGCTGTATATCCCAATCGAGATTAACATGCCTGAAATTGGCATCGAATGGTACTCAGTTCATGGCTTCATTATTCATGATTACCTATATAAGAAGGATATTATTACCCAAACCTTTGAGGGGCAAAGTGGTCTTGCTGAGTCAGTAATTGCCAGTTCCGATGAATGGGTGGAGAACGGGATTGAACTTATTGGTGATTACCTTGATGATGACGTGACCGAAACGGTACACGATAAAGTAGAGCAAATGATGAAAGCCCTAAGAGGGGAGAATCGCGACTCGCTTTTTCATGACAGGTCTCTTTTATTTGAAAATTCCAAATTAGTTGAAGGGGAAACAAATTTTATGGTTGCAGATTTAGTTTCGAATACTGTTGAAAGGTATGATATGATGCATTATTTCGTTGAGGATATGGATGGGAGTTACTCCGAGTTCCTTGATGACATTGGGTATTTAAGTAACTTTCTTAGTTCTGAAGAACGCCACAATGGTGTTTATCAAGATGGGATTCGATTACCTATAAGATGTAGCAATATTGCTCCAATTGGGACGTGCTCTGGTATCGCGAATTTCTTCGGTGATGCTAGGTTTGAACTCAATGTTACTAGGAAGTCGATAGACGAGGCTGACAGTGCGTTGCGTATCTGGACTTCGGAGATAGGGACTAAAATACAGAGGAATATCCTAAATAAAGTTGTTTCAGTCTTCGAAGATAATAGAATCGCATTTGAATTGCACCAACTTCCATCGACGAGAAAAGACAATCGTGACTCAGTTTATGATTATTCGGAAAGAGTTTTAATCTCGTTAATAAAGAATAGGAGCTTCTTAAGTGGTAAACAATGA
- a CDS encoding nucleotidyltransferase: MPTNKSEYLQDVLSSHKMNHVQTLMDKYLTKRDFVKAALSLKYSDKKATEPINSGSYAKHTAINTKFDIDVCIPFKRNSFDTLEKMADDVYTYFQNEYVDSQLIKPVRKQRVSVGLTFVIDGEEIQMDIVPGREINVDEYSNTNDLKLFVRKKDEIPASETKTNIKKHIDHVSGKNAERDITRLLKIWKVSNSKKYKSFFIELFTIRAFEYNSSSIPNGLWPKLEMVMKFIRENAETIQLKDPANSNNIVSDTLTAGKKTSLANDMKNMLRKIEEDSDNIRLYFPINDDFGSHPNSSNEQSKNTGPSVLKTRSFG; encoded by the coding sequence ATGCCAACCAACAAAAGTGAATACCTACAAGACGTACTCAGTTCTCATAAAATGAATCATGTCCAGACCCTAATGGACAAATACCTTACAAAGCGAGACTTTGTAAAAGCCGCTCTTAGTCTTAAGTACTCTGACAAGAAGGCAACAGAACCTATAAATTCTGGATCCTATGCCAAGCATACAGCAATCAACACAAAATTTGACATCGATGTTTGTATTCCATTTAAACGAAACAGTTTTGATACGTTGGAGAAAATGGCAGATGATGTTTACACCTACTTCCAAAATGAGTATGTCGATTCACAACTGATAAAACCAGTGCGAAAGCAACGAGTTAGTGTTGGACTCACATTTGTCATAGATGGTGAAGAAATACAAATGGACATCGTTCCAGGGAGAGAAATCAATGTGGACGAGTATTCGAATACAAATGATTTGAAACTATTTGTCAGGAAAAAAGATGAAATCCCTGCTTCCGAGACAAAAACCAATATTAAAAAGCATATCGATCATGTCAGTGGGAAGAATGCTGAACGCGATATAACCAGACTGCTCAAAATTTGGAAAGTCTCGAATAGTAAAAAGTATAAATCATTCTTCATCGAATTGTTCACGATTCGAGCGTTTGAGTATAACTCAAGCAGCATTCCAAACGGATTGTGGCCAAAATTGGAAATGGTAATGAAATTCATTAGAGAGAATGCAGAGACCATTCAATTAAAAGATCCTGCTAACTCAAACAATATTGTTTCTGACACGCTAACTGCGGGAAAGAAAACCAGCCTTGCAAACGACATGAAAAATATGTTGCGAAAAATTGAGGAGGACAGTGACAACATTAGACTATACTTCCCTATCAACGATGATTTTGGAAGTCATCCAAACTCCAGTAATGAGCAATCAAAAAATACGGGGCCTTCAGTTTTGAAAACACGAAGCTTTGGTTAG
- a CDS encoding ThiF family adenylyltransferase: MVDKIVLYNEFFSAQERIELYSVFAQKSENVSGQIIVQTEKGPLPFSVEIPLGYPLGNSRTSIVFTCDSISGYEHQNFDNSICLHPSPTNCIEEKLQEEINLLYEWIDYYYVEESRDSNYGYLLTSPNNVCLLFDETPNSLIKNDSGYFLFKSFGRDSLTGVERIIVTKIGVHDAGFANHFLEYKQEKPLEGIWIYIKDEPVIERRKAVLSWEDLQPYLTSTNVDSIYQYHRDVMRGRNKPDNFLVLLGHDIPTDNGHEIHWVCVRINTSNLPIEGVKISGEWRGQSTNQRLDWCSTVNCSYARYFGRGKLSDAITLKNILLIGTGAIGSSLAKTLVRGGIRRLTIIDFDVVEAGNICRSEFTLNDIAHPKVYALISKLIAISPFVDVKPLLHLDKRLPDDPHYIQTKEFLNSFELIFDCSTDMEIAYMMDKMSLSAEIFNLSITNKANELICVHGKTTISKQKHQIFETLSPESQQANFYPEVGCQYPTFEAGYTDLNALLQFAVKNINHKYEKGFSQSTFVLRPIESEHNYKIVVDEY; the protein is encoded by the coding sequence ATGGTGGACAAAATTGTCCTTTACAACGAATTTTTCTCCGCTCAGGAGAGAATTGAACTATACTCGGTTTTCGCACAAAAAAGCGAGAATGTATCAGGACAAATAATCGTTCAAACCGAAAAAGGCCCACTCCCTTTTTCCGTAGAAATACCCTTAGGCTATCCATTAGGGAATTCTAGGACATCAATTGTGTTTACCTGTGATAGCATTTCTGGATATGAACATCAGAATTTTGACAATTCCATATGCCTCCACCCCTCTCCGACCAACTGCATAGAAGAAAAGCTACAAGAGGAAATCAATCTCCTATATGAGTGGATTGACTACTATTATGTTGAAGAGAGTCGTGATTCCAATTATGGTTATCTTCTTACAAGCCCAAACAACGTTTGTTTGCTCTTTGACGAAACCCCAAATAGCCTAATCAAAAATGATTCTGGGTATTTCTTATTCAAGTCGTTTGGTAGGGATTCGCTGACGGGGGTTGAACGAATAATCGTTACTAAGATAGGAGTTCATGATGCGGGTTTTGCTAACCACTTTTTGGAGTACAAACAAGAAAAGCCGCTAGAAGGCATATGGATTTACATTAAGGATGAACCCGTTATAGAAAGACGAAAAGCCGTATTGTCTTGGGAAGATTTGCAACCATATCTGACATCTACGAATGTTGATTCCATCTACCAGTATCATCGTGATGTCATGCGTGGTAGAAATAAGCCGGATAATTTCCTTGTGCTTCTCGGTCATGATATCCCCACAGATAACGGACACGAGATACATTGGGTATGTGTACGAATAAACACATCTAATCTACCTATTGAAGGTGTCAAAATCAGTGGAGAATGGCGAGGTCAGTCTACCAACCAACGGCTGGATTGGTGTAGCACAGTAAATTGTTCATATGCGCGTTATTTTGGAAGAGGCAAGCTGTCTGATGCTATTACCTTAAAAAACATCCTTCTAATTGGAACTGGAGCGATTGGAAGTAGTCTGGCTAAAACATTGGTAAGAGGTGGAATTAGACGCCTAACAATCATAGATTTTGATGTGGTTGAAGCTGGAAACATATGTCGTTCAGAATTTACCTTGAATGACATCGCTCATCCCAAAGTATATGCACTCATTAGCAAGCTGATTGCTATATCTCCATTCGTTGATGTTAAGCCTCTTTTACATCTCGATAAACGACTGCCAGATGACCCACATTATATTCAAACAAAAGAGTTCCTCAACAGTTTCGAATTAATTTTTGATTGCTCTACCGATATGGAAATTGCTTACATGATGGACAAGATGAGCCTAAGTGCTGAAATTTTCAATTTGTCGATAACGAATAAAGCGAATGAACTTATTTGTGTTCACGGGAAAACAACCATTTCAAAACAAAAGCATCAGATTTTCGAAACCCTTTCCCCGGAAAGCCAACAAGCCAATTTCTACCCTGAGGTCGGATGTCAGTACCCGACTTTTGAGGCTGGGTACACCGATCTTAATGCGCTACTTCAATTTGCAGTAAAGAACATTAATCACAAATACGAGAAGGGGTTTTCCCAAAGCACTTTCGTCCTTCGCCCAATCGAATCTGAACACAACTACAAAATTGTTGTAGATGAATATTAA